CGGCAATAGTTGGGCGACACCAGATGCACCCTGTCACTCAGGCAAATGGCCGCCCGCAAAGGGTTAACGCAATTGGGATAACGGCGGTCGAGGATCGCTGCAGGATACTTTTCAAGCCAGGGATACCAGGCCGCGAGGGACGATGCCTCCTGAGCCAGGGGCCGGGTGCCCTGCAGCGCCAGATTATGGATACTGAGCACTGAAGGTATGGCCTTAAGCTGCCCGTAGCGCGGGTCGATACTGCGCAGCAGCGCAAAAAAGCCCTGATGCCAGTCGTGAAGATGCAGGACATGTGGCTTTGGAATTAACCCCTGCAAGAGCGCCTCGGCCACCGCTACACCAAAAAGCGCGAAGCGATCGGCGTCATCGGCGAAAGGACGGCCATCACCGCTGGCAACATAGATCTGACCCGGCGCCGTGTGCCACGCCGGATTGTCCAGCAGATAAATGCTTAAGCCATCATCCCGTGGGTCGGTTATCCGCTGCAGACTAATTTGCTCCATGCGATGACGAAAAGGCACGCTGAAGACGAGACGCTGCTCACCATCACCGGCATGGGCCTGCTGTCCAAGAAAGCCGTATCCCGGCATCACCACACTGGCCTGCACGCCGCAGGCCTTGAGCGCCGGCGGCAAACCCGCCAGCACGTCGGCCATGCCGCCAACTTTGGCTCCAGCGAGGGCGCCGTGTTCGGCGCACAGCATCAGTACCTGCAGGGGAGTTGCTGTCTGTACCGGGATAACTTCATCGGGTTTTTGCAACACGTCTACCACCTTATTCAAAGCCCACGGGCAAACCGAGCATCTCACGGGTGATAAGCACCGCCCCCTTGTCTGTCACCCTGAAACCTCTGGCCCTGTCGTGGTCGTGGTTATGGCCAATCACCATGCCTTCCGGGATAACGCAGCCGCGATCGATAATCACATTCCTGAGGCGGCAATTACGCAGCACCACCACATCGGGCAATATCACCGCCCCTTCCACCTCGGAATAAGAGCAAATCCGCACCTCATTGAAGAGCACACTGCGTTTGACCCTGGCGCCCGAGATGATACAGCCGCCGGAAACAATGGAGTCGGTTGCACAGCCCCGCCTGTCTTCATCGTCAAACACAAACTTGGCCGGCGGCAACTGCTCCTGATAAGTCCAGATGGGCCACTTGGCATCATAGAGATTCAGGTGTGGCTCAGGGGACAAGAGCTCCATATTGGCCTGCCAGAAGGCATCCAGGGTGCCCACATCCCGCCAGTAATCCTGACCGGCGCCAAGACCGCTCTTGAAGGCATAGGCAAACACCTTGTGCTCGCGGATGATGGACGGAATGATGTCTTTGCCGAAGTCGCGCTCAGAGGACGCGTTTTCGGCGTCTTTTCTCAGTTGGTCGAACAAAAACTCGGTGTTGAACACATAGTTACCCATGGATGCCAGACAGCGCTCAGGGTCGTGTGGCAGACAGGAAGGATTGGCGGGTTTTTCTTCAAATCCCACCACGCGCATATCTTCGGCCACTTCCATCACCCCAAAACTCCCAGCCGCTTCGGCAACCGGCACTTCCTGACAGCACACCGTCATATCGGCGCCCGACTGGGCGTGGGCCGCGAGCATGCCCGCATAATCCATGCGGTACACATGGTCACCGGAGAGGATCATCACATACCTTGGCAGCTCGTGGCGGATGATATCGATGTTTTGAAACACGGCATCTGCCGTGCCCTGATACCAGCTTTCCGAATAACGCTGTGATGCAGGCAGAATCTCCACCGACTCCCCCAGTTCACGTTTGAAATGGCCCCAGCCACGCATTACATGGCGAATAAGCGAGTGGGACTGATACTGGGTGACCACCCCTATCCGGCGGATGCCTGAATTGATGCAATTGGACAGGGGAAAGTCGATGACCCGGAACTTACCGCCGAAATAGAGCGCCGGTTTGGCGCGCCAGTCGGTCAGTTCAAACAGGCGCGAGCCACGACCTCCTGCGAGGATCAGGGCATAGGTTTCACGGGTCAGGTTACTGATGAAGCGAGGGCTGTGATTGGGCATTAAAGGCTCCTTGGCTGCGTCAAATTCAGGCACCGGTCCAAATCTCATCCCGGTAACGGGCTATGGTGGCGTCGGATGAAAAACGGCCACTGGCCGCGGTGTTACGGATACTGCAAAGGGCCCAGGCGTCCTTGTTGGCATAAAGTGCTGCCGCCTGATATTGGGCACTGAGGTAAGACTCAAAGTCGGCCGCGGTCATCCACTGATCCCATGGGCTTTCAATGGCTGCGATAATCGGGTCGAAGATGCCCTGCTCCTGCAAACTGAAATGCCCGCTGCGGATGAGCTCGAGTACCCCCTCCAAAGCAACCGAATGACGGATGTAGTCCTGTGGGCGATAGTGGGGCTTCAGGGCCGCCACCTCGTCGGCATTAAGGCCAAAGAGGAAGAAGTTATCCGCCCCAACGGCTTCAAGAATTTCAATATTGGCCCCATCCAGGGTGCCTATGGTGAGGGCGCCGTTCATCATGAACTTCATGTTGCCGGTGCCCGAGGCCTCCTTGCCCGCGGTGGAGATTTGCTCAGACAGGTCGGTGCCCGGTGCTATCACTTCCATGGCGCTGACGTTGTAGTTGGGCAAAAAGGCAAACCTCAGCCAGGGCGTTACATGGGGGTCACTGTTGACCATGTGAGCCACATTGCCCGCCAGCTTGATAATGAGTTTGGCCATGGCATAACCGGGCGCCGCCTTGCCGCCAATCAGCACGCAGCGGGGCACCATGCCGTGGGTGTCGCCACTTAAAATGCGCTGGTAGAGGTGAATCACATGCAGAATGTTCAGCAGCTGGCGCTTGTATTCGTGGATGCGTTTCACCTGCACATCGAACATCATGGCGGTGTCAAACTGCACATGGCATTCACGCTCAACCAGGGCCGCAAGCGCCTCTTTGTTGACCGACTTCACCTCCCGCCAGGCATGGATAAAGTCAGAATCTGAGGTAAAGGCATTGAGGCTTTCGAGGCGACTTAAGTCTTCGCGCCAGGCACTGCCAAGACGCCGGTCAATCAGGGCCGATAATCTGGGGTTGGCATTCATCAGCCAGCGTCTTGGGGTGACGCCATTGGTCTTGTTGTTGAACTTGTGTGGCCACAGGGCGTGGAAGTCTTTAAAGAGTCCACGGCGCAAAAGCTCGGTGTGCAGCGCCGCCACCCCGTTAACGGAGAAGCTCGCCACTATGGCCAGATACGCCATACGCACCCGAGGCTCGGCGCCTTCCTCGATGATGGACATACGCGCCAGCATTTCGCCGTCCCCGGGCCAGTGGTGGGCCACTTCATCCAGATAACGGGCGTTGATTTCATAAATAATTTCCAGCACCCGCGGCAGCATGTGCCCCAGCATGCGCACACTCCAGCACTCCAGGGCTTCGGGCAGCAGCGTGTGGTTGGTGTACGCCATGGTGTGGCAGGTGATGTGCCAGGCCTCGTCCCACTCCAGGCAATACACATCTATCAGGAGGCGCATCAGCTCGGGCACAGCAATGGCCGGATGGGTGTCGTTCAGCTGAATAACATTGTGGCGATGGAAATCGGCAACGTTATCGCCGAAGCTGGCACAGTGACGGCGCAGCAAGTCCTGCAGGCTGGCGGATGACAAAAAGTACTGCTGACGCAGCCTCAGCTCCTTGCCGTTTTCGCTGGCGTCGTTGGGATAGAGCACCATGGTGATCTGCTCCGCCAGATTTTTCCGGGCCACTGCCTCGGCATAGTCACCCTGATTGAATTCTTCCAAATCGAAGTCATCTGTGGCCTCGGCTTTCCACAGTCTCAGGGTATTGATGCGGCCATTGCGATAACCGGGCACCGGCATATCGTGGGGCACGGCCACCACGTCCTGGGTGCCGAGCCACTGCATATGGCGGCGGCCGTCCCTGTCCACATAGGACTGGGTATGGCCAAAGAAAGGCACCATCACCGCCTGTCCGTGCAGACGCACCTCCCAGGGGTTGCCCTCTTTCAGCCAGCGATCCGGCCGTTCTATTTGATAACCATCGACAATTTTCTGGGCAAACATGCCGTACTCGTAGCGGATGCCATATCCGGTGGCGGCAATGTCCATACTGGCGCAGGAGTCGAGAAAGCAGGCAGCAAGGCGCCCAAGGCCACCGTTACCCAGCCCGGCGTCGTGCTCTTCTGACTCGAGTTCCTCCAGGGTCACGCTGTAGGGCAGCAGCGCCTTGCGGGCATCGTCGCTTATCCCCAGACTCAAAAGCGCATTCCCCAGGGTTCTGCCCATCAGGAATTCCAGCGACAGATATGCCACCTGACGCTGCGGACCACTGGCGTCCCGTTTTCGGGTTTCACGCCAGCTGTCCAGCAGCTGCTCCTTAACACCGTGTGCCAGGGCATGAAACAAATCCTGATGGCGGGATTCTTCCCGGCACAGGTTGTATCTGAGCTGACGCTCCAGACAGGCCGGCAGCGCATCGCAGGGTTCACAGGGCTGGGGTCTGCAGCTATCCGTTTCGGTATCCGCCGCTTTCAGTCGTTTGGTCGCCATGGTGAGGTCTCCGTTATTGAGTGCCGGATTCGGCATCCCTGTGTCCGTGAAAAATCCAGATACTGACGCCGGGCAGCGTCAGGGTGCCGCCCGCCTCAATCCGCGCCGGCAAGTCGCTGTTTCCGCACAGGCTGTGCAACTGCTCCCACACGGCAAACCGGGGCAGGCTTATGTCCACCGCCGACTGGCTGGGGTTTATCAATATCAGTAAGAGTTCTGAGCCACGCAGCGGATGATGCTCGCCCAGCGCCGCGATAAGCGGGCCACAGCGATGCCAGTCGGTGCCAGCCATGGGCAGGCCGGACTCGTTGAACCAGGCCAGAAAAGGCCCCTTGCGGCCATCATCCGGGTTATTGCCATGGATATAGCGGGTGGCCGCAAGCAGCGGCAGTTGCCGCCGGATGCGAATAAGCCCCGCCACAAAGTCGATGAGTTCCCTGTCGGCACTTTCCCAGTCAATCCAGGTGAGGGCATTGTCCTGACAGTAGGCATTGTTATTGCCCTGCTGGGTCTGCCACAGCTCATCCCCGGCCCTCAGCATGGGTACCCCAAAGGAGAAAAACAGGGTAACGAGCATCGCCCTGGCCTTGTGCTTGCGGGCCGCCACCAGCTCACTCGCCTCGCCTTCCACGCCGAAGTTGTGGCTCAGGTTTTCCTGATGGCCATCCCGATTGTCTTCACCGTTGGCAAGGTTGTGGCGCTGCTGGTAACTCAGCAGGTCCCTCAGGGTAAAGCCGTCGTGGCTGGCAATAAAATTCAGGCTGGCCCAGGGGCCACGGTGGGAGGGCTCAAAGAGATCCGCCGAGCCATGAAAACGGCGGGCAAATTCACCGAGAATTTGCTCGTCGCCACGCCAGAGCCTGCGCA
The window above is part of the Shewanella litorisediminis genome. Proteins encoded here:
- the glgC gene encoding glucose-1-phosphate adenylyltransferase, yielding MPNHSPRFISNLTRETYALILAGGRGSRLFELTDWRAKPALYFGGKFRVIDFPLSNCINSGIRRIGVVTQYQSHSLIRHVMRGWGHFKRELGESVEILPASQRYSESWYQGTADAVFQNIDIIRHELPRYVMILSGDHVYRMDYAGMLAAHAQSGADMTVCCQEVPVAEAAGSFGVMEVAEDMRVVGFEEKPANPSCLPHDPERCLASMGNYVFNTEFLFDQLRKDAENASSERDFGKDIIPSIIREHKVFAYAFKSGLGAGQDYWRDVGTLDAFWQANMELLSPEPHLNLYDAKWPIWTYQEQLPPAKFVFDDEDRRGCATDSIVSGGCIISGARVKRSVLFNEVRICSYSEVEGAVILPDVVVLRNCRLRNVIIDRGCVIPEGMVIGHNHDHDRARGFRVTDKGAVLITREMLGLPVGFE
- a CDS encoding glycogen/starch/alpha-glucan phosphorylase — translated: MATKRLKAADTETDSCRPQPCEPCDALPACLERQLRYNLCREESRHQDLFHALAHGVKEQLLDSWRETRKRDASGPQRQVAYLSLEFLMGRTLGNALLSLGISDDARKALLPYSVTLEELESEEHDAGLGNGGLGRLAACFLDSCASMDIAATGYGIRYEYGMFAQKIVDGYQIERPDRWLKEGNPWEVRLHGQAVMVPFFGHTQSYVDRDGRRHMQWLGTQDVVAVPHDMPVPGYRNGRINTLRLWKAEATDDFDLEEFNQGDYAEAVARKNLAEQITMVLYPNDASENGKELRLRQQYFLSSASLQDLLRRHCASFGDNVADFHRHNVIQLNDTHPAIAVPELMRLLIDVYCLEWDEAWHITCHTMAYTNHTLLPEALECWSVRMLGHMLPRVLEIIYEINARYLDEVAHHWPGDGEMLARMSIIEEGAEPRVRMAYLAIVASFSVNGVAALHTELLRRGLFKDFHALWPHKFNNKTNGVTPRRWLMNANPRLSALIDRRLGSAWREDLSRLESLNAFTSDSDFIHAWREVKSVNKEALAALVERECHVQFDTAMMFDVQVKRIHEYKRQLLNILHVIHLYQRILSGDTHGMVPRCVLIGGKAAPGYAMAKLIIKLAGNVAHMVNSDPHVTPWLRFAFLPNYNVSAMEVIAPGTDLSEQISTAGKEASGTGNMKFMMNGALTIGTLDGANIEILEAVGADNFFLFGLNADEVAALKPHYRPQDYIRHSVALEGVLELIRSGHFSLQEQGIFDPIIAAIESPWDQWMTAADFESYLSAQYQAAALYANKDAWALCSIRNTAASGRFSSDATIARYRDEIWTGA